AGGAATAGGACCGGAAACCCCCGCTCTCTCAGAAGATAGCAATCAGTGAACCTGGTCTGGCCTGTTGGAAATTCAGTCTTCTTACAGTATAACGTCCCAGTTTCATCACCGACGCGAGGTGAAGGATCTTGATTTGTCCTAACAAGGGGTTTCTTTTACCTAGTTATGTCTCTGAACATCGACCAGTAGCACTtcctgagagcctactgtgtgcagagcgctatatcaGGCGCTCGGGAGAGAGCGATACGAGGAGAGGACGGCACGAGACGTTAGCCTCGGACACGCGGCCTAAGCGGCCGACCGTCCGAGATGATCGCGGGAGCCTCTCTGACCGCCTCATTCCGTTGGGCTAAGTAATCGATTCATATCGCATATAGAATAATGTATAGGAAGGGATGGGAGTAAGAAATGGACCCCCATTTCTTCCTCAACTTCCCGTTAGGGAACAGGTGTCGGACCAGTGGTTCCCGGCCATTTTCTGTCAAGGATGCTTTCTTGGGCACCTGACACGGTAAACCCTTGCTTTAAGTTATCATGTAGTAGAAGGCAAACAGAGTGCAATCCAGTAAATGTCAATCGGCGTGGGTAGATTTGCCAACCCTTTTGTATTCTTGGACTTGTTCTCTGTTCCCTGatgtccccatctctcccctcctttaaatcaCAGCCTGaggccacctcttccaggaggctttccctggttAACTTCATTTCTTTTTCAACCCACCAGCATAGTTCATGATCATCCCCTGCCCTTCAATTCATTTTTGTAATTACCGGGTCTATGCACGTTAAGATGTATTGCCTCCCTACAGAATTTAAATTATTTGAGGGCGGGTACCTTCTTCAGTCTACCTGTTTCGCCCCAGCACCAGTCCTAGCAGGgctgcttaataccataaatatttatccaactgatttgcttattACCATCTATCTATAGGCCTCCCGTTGACCTTAAGTTCCTACCAGCCCTTTCTCCTTCAGTACATTCCCTTCGTCTTTCTCCTGTCCCCAGCACCTTCTGACCTCAAATACAAATACACTTTTCTCAAATACACTTTGAGAAAATTCCTTGACGACTCTAAAGAGACACCAGGTTCGCATTAACTCGCTTTGAGACCTCAGGTTGGCAACGTGACCCGCTAGCTAgataagtgctttgcccacagtaaccgctcaataaaatCGATTAAATCACTGAGATGGATTTAGAGAAAGTGGATTCCTAAATTGTCGATAAGAATATTCAGCAtcttccccactaaactgtaagctccttgcaggaaaGGATTGGGTCTActacttctctcccaagcgctcagtaccatcctccacacagaataaatgctcagtcaatactgttgCTTGCTAATCCCTAACAAGACAGGAAATGAGAAATGGTGCAGCTGGTAAATGCATGAAAGAGAGAAAGTAAgatgggaaaaagggaaggaaacccAAGCACCCAATTCAACGTGACGGGCTGATGAAATAGAGATGCTTCCCATGAGAAACTgcggagagagcagcagggagcaAGAGTTTATGGAAGAGCACTTTTCATCAGTCAGGGCAGCGGTGACTCACCCATGAATATTCCAATGAAtagaaacaatgataataataagtgtggtatttgtttcgCGCTTAGAAAGTGCCAGGCCCtaaaccaagcgctggggtagataaaagagaatcaggtcccacatggggctcacaatctcactaggagggagaataggtatcgaatccccattttgcagatgaaggaactgaggcacagagaagttaagtgacttgcccaaggtcacccagcgggcaagtggagaaAGATTCACCTCCCCGCCTGGGATGACACTTAGGCACGACGGAAGGGAAAGGTTAACAAAGAGAAGCTTCCTTGTCCAGTTTTTCACACCTCCCACTTTAGGGCACCGTGCTGATCTCTGCCGAGCGCTGCGCACTAGAAGGACTTTTCCTCTAGGATGTCTGCTCCTTAGCGTTTATGACAAATCTAAgtttgtcattttattttacaTATTTTTCCCAAGGCGTGCCAGGGTGATTTGAATTGCAAAAATGCAAACACAGGGGGCAAAAGTACACAGTTGCAGAAATGGAAGAGTTTATAAAACTTAAaacaccacacatacacacatacacacagaaccAGGACCCATTAACAGTTGACTAAGTTGAGCTTTCCTATCCCCTCATTACTTCGTCAGAAATGCATAGCCACACAATTGTCCAGGATTGAAGATAAATCCTTGAATTTGAACTGTACATTCGGTTACAGGGGCTACAGGGAGTGGTTTCCTTCTCCTTTTAGAACTATGCTGTAATTGTTTGCATATTTTAAGCCAGCCTTGGAAGTATTTTCACACGTATTACCCAGGATAACAATTTATGTTAAAGTAATAAGCAGTAGGAACGAAATCTCCATTTTCTCCACTGGTATACTTCCGTGGGGCAGGAGGGCTGGAAGAGATGTTGCATGGTACAATGTATCCTGTACTTATTTTCAAGACTTCATTAAGTACACCCACCTTACTGTACCCGTCTGATAAGTAGAAATGATCCCAACTCTTGAACGGAAGTCAGACTAAGGTGGTACCTACGTGCATGGAAATCAAATAGGAACGTCTCCTCACGGCCACGGAACTGACTCTTCGGTAATCTTGCCGTTGCTTCCCCAGCTGGAGACGTGAAAGGAAAAGCATTTCCCACTAGTGTTTTATAGGAGCGGCAACTCAAAAGACCGTTCTGTTCACCAGAGTAAGGCCGAACCAGGAAGAGGTCTGCCTACGCTGAACGGTCTTCCTTTCTTATCGCCGTCGAAAGTATAAAAATGAACAGTGCACCCTGGATAACTTACTTCGTGTGTCAGAAAAAGGTACTGTTTGATCTCAGAGGTAGAAAGTAGTGTGGTGTTGTGGCTTTACAAAATAAGCCCTATACGTAAGTTTAAGAAACATCCAAATCCATCGCGTGAATTTTCCATGATTTTTACAGGGATCTCTGATGTTTAGTTTCTTTTAAATTTCCGAGTCGTAAACAGGTCAAGGAAGTTCATGCTGACGCTTTATGTCTTTCCGATTTTTAGAAACCCAAGGCAAGGTCCGTAGAGAGCACAGAGCGGATTCGGTTTTGACTTCTAAAACACGGTTTCTCCTCCTGTCATCTTGCGGGCTAATCGTGAAAAAAAAACAACGCCTATTTACAGAACGCTACCGCTCTTCCTCACCACTTGGAACACAAAACGTCCTCGTTCCTACAGAGTCGGGAGGCGGCTCCCAGGTCCGCACTGCTAGCCGGATGCTGAGGTTTCACACCAACGTCGAAAATGTACACTATTTACAACCGAAGCGTCCGAGATCAGTAACCTAGAGTCCGCCGAGAACTAGACAGTCCGAAGCGTGGTCAGAACTTGAAGAGGTTGATAAAGtcttggggtgaaagagagacgGAGCAGCTCTCGGGGTTGTTGGCCGTACAGGGATGGTCGATGCCCTGGAAAGAGGAACGTCACATCTAGGTAAACGTCTCCAAGTTCCCCTGCTATAGAGAAAGCACCCCACTTCCAAGGCAAAGCGTTCTACGGGTCTGTCGTCAATCAGGCGATCCATCAACGTCAGGcgctgagcgtttactgcgtgcagggcaccgtaccaggtgattgggagagtccaatttaatagaattggtagacacaatttctacccacaaggagcttaaagtctagaaggggatttgTGAGTCGAAGGACTTGTGAACCCCTGCGGGGCCACGGCCCGGGCCAGGCCTAATTCTCAACCGGGAACTTCTTCCCAGCTTCTAGTTCATTGCTTTGCGTGCACTGAGAGCCCGATCGATACTTTTACTGCTTGGGTTAACCGAGTGCCCTGCGTACTGGAATTTGGGACGTTCAATACGGAGGGCAGAAGAGAAGGGACGCGAGTGTGGGAAAGGAATCTTCAGAGGTTTTACCAGTGCTCACTGTTAAATCTagtacgaataataataattgtggcatgcgttaagcactcactatgcgtcaagcactggggtaggtgccggGTAATCGTATCGGACACGGCCCCTGGGCCCAGACAGGGCAGATGACCGCATCGGGAGGGAGAGcggctatcgaatccccattgtacggagggGGGGAGTGAGGCtcggggaagtcaagtgactcgccccaggtcgcacGGCGGGacccagatgtcctgactcctgtgctctatcccctaggccacgctgcttctccgcagggGCCGAGCTACGCGAGTTGCCCAGAGTTCAGCCTTGGCTTGTGCCGGAGATGAAGTCACGGGGGGTTAAGTTTATGTCACTCTCCATGCAGCTGCTAGGGCAGGGTGAGCGGGAGTGGGCTTTTCAAGGTCTCCTCCAACACATACCTTCCAGGACAGTATATGGCAATGTCTGCAGAGCTGAAGAGTGTCTCCGTACTGCTCTTTCTTTGGGTAACACCGTACAAGCTTAAAATACATCTTTTTCCAATCCAGCTGGCCCTTATCGGATAAGATTAGGCGCTTGCGGATCTAAAAGGAATGAAGCGGGTGCAAAGAAATAAGTCGAGGCCAGCCTTTGAGGTCTTCTGTTCTACTGAAGTATTACTTTCCCCTcaaagtccctccctcttccctatctCAACCGACCTGCGTCTCTTGCCAGTTCTCAGAGCGGTTAGGTGATAGACTCGTGACGCTAACCACCAGACCAATCAGTGTTACCTGAACATTTACCGTGTGAACAGCGCCgtggtaagcgtttgggagaatgcgATGGAATCAGCAGACGCGATCCCTACCCTCCTGATGCGTTTCGTTTATAGACCGTTAACTTTCAACGGCTTTAAAGCTGACCtctttcatcagtcaatcagtggtatttatcgagcgctcgccgcgtgctgtactaagcccttgggagaatataagtacaatagaagagttggaagacacttgcCCTGCTCACAGGAAGGGTTACAGTGCAGAGGGATCAGTATAATTCCCAAGGACACAAAACCTTTTATTTAATAATCTTGATTTTTCCAAAGAACTGGAGTCACCCTCCGCCACGTCGTTCTGTCACTATGAGGTGACCTCGCAGGCGGACCTGCAGGGGTGACTTCACAAGCACCCCTCCATTATCGTAGCTGCTCTGACGCAATGAAGATAAGGCAATCCTTTGTCAAGACCGAAAGATTCTTGAAGCTAGAAAGCCAAGGCCCGGCCTGATCTAGTAAGTCGCCCATGTTCGACTGTCACGACTAATAACTCTCTGGTAATCCATGTGCCGCCcagaggaactcaataaatactatcaatcgaTTACGTCACGACGGAAGCGCGAGGGAGAAGGCTTTGAGCATTTAATGCCGAGGTCAGGGGAGAGGGGTAAAAACAGAAATCCGCCCAACTACCTGTCGCTCCGTGAAATGGTACTGACAGAGCTTCTTCCACAGCAGTCGATCTTCACTGAGGATCTGGAGGTCTGGCGCTACTTGGCCCAGGCTGACGAGGTCTCTGCCAtctgtcaacctctgcacgatGTTCATTTGTAAGCACAGAGGCAGGTCCGTGAAGGTCAGGCCTTTAAAAGCGGGCTGGAAGGGAAAAAGGATGCACTTTAatacagagaggaaaaaggaaatgaaacccAGCTCGATGGTCTCCTCCAAAGGCCAGGCTCGGCCCCCGACCCTTCCAGGTAACTCATCGTACGGGGACGGAGACCCACTCGTCCGAACCCAACGCGAATCGTCGAAATCTGATCCTGGGAAGGATTCGCCCGAGAACACCTCTGGGTTCCTGCATGAGTTAATTCAGACACCGTACTTCTTACTGCCGTAGATCTTACGGACTTGGGTCGTACCCAAGGGGCAGCTCGGCCAACTGCTTGGCTGACTGCTGTCgtccctcctactcggactgggcgccccacgtgggacccgaatatctcctatctaccccagcgcttagtacagtgctcggcacagggtaagtgcttaacagatgcaatgATTTATTTTACAATTTAAAAGCGTTTAGGCTCTAGCAGCCACATGAGCTATTACAACAGCCACAtgatatttctttctttcttctccggTGGACTTCAAAGAATTGATTATTTTCTTTTGGGATAAAACCCAAGAGCTGATTATGACATTAATTCTCGTTCAAAAGAGGGCAGATGGGGCAGAGGGTACTCGGTCAGCCTTTCCAAGCTGACTTTTTCCCTAATCTTTGCCTCGACCCCCGGCCAAGTCTCTCGAACGCTTAAGATTCCCTAGAAATGGCTAAACGCTCGCCTGACTTCTTTCAGTATAAACACACTAGGCAGAAACAAGGTCTCCGCTTTTTATTTTAAACCAGGGCTTGGCTACGATCCATCAGActacgtttttgttttttttccacagagCACTCGAGCTCCAGAACACTTGCCTTGCACATCCTAAGAATGTTGGGTTTACTTGTTCAAAGTATAAAAGCAAACACAACCCCTGTTTATTTCTCCATTCACCCTCTGTAACCATCCGAACGGATAAAAAACTGGATAGGAAAACTGCGCAGAAGTATCACTCCGGATCAGGCCCGAGGTTTACTCTGACCCTCCTTTTACCCTCAAAGGCCCAAACGCGGCCGTGGCCGAATTGTAAAAAACGCCGGAGCTCAACCTCGGAGCTCAACTGTTCgcttcccgagggcagggatcgtgtctgcctctTCTGATGCATTCTCTTAAGTGTCCGCTACAGTGCTCCGTAtactgtcagctccttaagggaagggatcatgtctactaattcaattattgttctctcccaagcacgcaacaagcactcaataaatatcactgattaatctgACTGATCCAAGTTTTGATCCGACGACTTCTTGTGCTTTGGTTCTCAAAGGCTCATTCACACCTGTTTCCACCTTAACCATTGAAATCAGTTAgaactctttctccccttcctcctacccTTTCCTCAAACCACGAAGACTTgtggggggcagagatggggccGCTGCTGGATTGctaatttttctaaaacagttCCTCTCAGAGCTGCAGTGGGAAGGTGCAGGAGTGgacggaaggaaaggaggaagatggagccGGGCGTCCAAGAAGACGCACCACCGCGGATATttcctggaggggaggaagaaaccagAATGCATCGGCCTGGGGATTTTCTGGTGACCTAAAATTATGTTTACGGGGCACTAGGAAGAGAGCAAAAGAGGTCACACAGTTCAACGGGGTAAACGGTCGGCCAGAGTGAGAAAATCACGTATCCGCTCTGTGAGTGAGCCGAGAGATTGAGGAGATAATACTGACACCCAAGAGGGTTTTATGCGACAGAGCATTGGCCGTTCATGACAGCTTCTGAAACGTTCAGTTATCTTTGCCGAAAAAGGTAGCGGAGACAGGCATGTTTGTCCGTATTAGCTCCGACCGACAGCGCGCGAACGGAAGCCCTAACAATTCTGTTGGGAAAACTGCCGATCCTTCTCGGTCTAACGATAAGATGACCAAGAGGATCACCAGTATTTATCTGTCCACTAGAGTAACCCAAGTGGCCCCATGAACTCTTTCCTCCTGGCTTTTAGAGGCTCCACTCACCATCCGCCGTCCAGCGGAGGCGAAACCTGATGGCTGGTGTCAAAAATAGATTTCGGAGGAAAATAAGTTAGTCGGC
The Ornithorhynchus anatinus isolate Pmale09 chromosome 4, mOrnAna1.pri.v4, whole genome shotgun sequence genome window above contains:
- the FBXO32 gene encoding F-box only protein 32 isoform X3, which produces MNILEKVVLKVLEDQQNIRLIRDLLQTLYTSLCTLVQRVGKSVLVGNINMWVYRMETILHWQQQLNNIQITRPAFKGLTFTDLPLCLQMNIVQRLTDGRDLVSLGQVAPDLQILSEDRLLWKKLCQYHFTERQIRKRLILSDKGQLDWKKMYFKLVRCYPKKEQYGDTLQLCRHCHILSWKGIDHPCTANNPESCSVSLSPQDFINLFKF